In Pelosinus sp. UFO1, one genomic interval encodes:
- the ftsE gene encoding cell division ATP-binding protein FtsE has protein sequence MIHLDGVSKIYDNGCVALSDITVDIPKGDFVFVVGPSGAGKSTFIKMIFREELPTKGKLIVNGRNVGELEPSEVPYLRRNLGIVFQDYRLLPNKTVYENVAFAMQVIESSRREIQKRVSHVLDLVGLRHKAKNFPGELSGGEQQRIAIARAIVNNPVVVIADEPTGNLDPETSWEIMKIFERINKDGTTIVMATHDKTVVDAMKKRVIAIEKSRIARDQVKGVYGYED, from the coding sequence TTGATTCATTTAGATGGTGTTTCTAAAATTTATGATAATGGTTGTGTCGCCCTCTCTGATATTACGGTTGACATTCCTAAAGGTGATTTTGTATTTGTGGTGGGCCCCAGTGGGGCAGGTAAATCCACCTTTATAAAGATGATTTTTCGGGAGGAGCTGCCGACAAAAGGTAAATTAATTGTCAATGGCCGTAATGTGGGCGAGTTAGAGCCTTCAGAAGTACCTTACTTGAGGCGCAATTTAGGTATTGTATTTCAAGATTATCGCTTGTTGCCGAATAAAACGGTGTATGAAAATGTAGCATTTGCTATGCAGGTAATTGAGTCCTCTCGTCGAGAAATTCAAAAACGCGTATCTCATGTATTGGACTTAGTTGGTTTGCGGCACAAAGCCAAGAACTTCCCTGGTGAACTATCCGGTGGTGAGCAACAGCGCATTGCAATTGCAAGAGCCATTGTCAATAATCCTGTAGTAGTGATTGCTGATGAGCCTACAGGAAACTTAGATCCAGAAACGTCTTGGGAAATTATGAAAATCTTTGAACGAATTAATAAAGATGGGACAACCATTGTTATGGCTACTCATGATAAGACTGTGGTAGATGCTATGAAAAAACGAGTTATTGCAATTGAAAAAAGCCGTATTGCTCGGGATCAGGTGAAAGGGGTATACGGTTATGAAGATTAG